Genomic window (Oryza sativa Japonica Group chromosome 3, ASM3414082v1):
aacttcttatatttgatcaagtttattagaaaaatataacaaattttacGATACTAACCCAGTTTAATCAAATctgtattaaatatattttgatagaatgtttattttatgttaaaaatattgctatgttTTACTATAAACTAGATTAAACTTACATAAGTAAGGAGAACAAGTAATGCTTTAGAATATGAGACGGATGAAGTAGTAGAGATTTGGTACGGTATTTTGCTTGCATGGCACTGGCCCCGTCCTGTTGACAATCCTGCTCCTTGTAATCGAAGCTCAGGGCATGCATGCCTGCATGCTCAGGATGGAGCTGCATACTATCGCTGTCACTCCTGGTCATCGAGAGCGCATTTCTCCGGCGTTTACTTGGCAGAAAACTAAAAAGCCGGTTTCCCAGTTGATCGACGACCAATTCGCCGTTCCACGCGCATGGCAGGATCGTTTTCACTGCGAAAATGATGTGTTTTCTCTGAATTTTCGAGTTCAGATACTTCAGGTAGATAGAGAAGCGTTCAATTTAATCCGTCATCTCCCCGATTGTTAACAATTGCTCATGTGAAgttctgataaaaaaaaataaagtacttGGATCTTCTACTGTATTCTTTCTCTCTTCACGTTCAGAGGCGCTAAGATCCAAAGAGACGATAAACCTGTTACTCTTTTATCTGTAACTTTTCGTCAGGAACACGGACAAAATGGAGATCCTGATAACACTTTCACACTCcgttcttttaattttcttgaCCCGATTATTCAGAAACGGAGTTCATCCACATTCAGACCAGAGCAGCACACAAGTCTTCAGAGGAGACGCAAACATGACACGGACGCAGCAAGGACATTTTTGGCCGATcgtttttgagcattttgactTCCTGGGAGCAGTGCAAAAATGCTGTGTGATCGAGCGGTTCCACGTGTGAGAAGCTGTGTGTACGAAGACAGTGACATGGACGCTTCAGGGGAGCAGGGGACTTGTTCGTATTTTTTTGCTTCTGTGTTTATTTCTGATGGAGAAATTTGGCCCGTTTGGAGTCCGAAACTGTGTACGGATCGTTTAAACGAAGCTTCTATCTATATGGAGGTTGTCTAGAATTTGTGTGTACTTGATTATGGCTAATCATTACTTATCATGCACTTGACTCTATTTGCTTTTTGGAACTTATTATTGTTTGTAGTTTAGAttatacttcatccgtcctaaaatataagggattttgggtggatgtgatatatcctaaTAGATTTCTAGTATTATGATATGTCACATCTATCtcaaatcctttatattttttttgacggaggatTAGTTTTATATTAcctatttttttagaaacatatTCTAGCGGCCAGAGCCTTGTTATCTTAAAAACACGTCAACAATCAGATATCATAAATCCTGATAACGAATTTTACTGCTTCTGCACTTtcaatgtacatgttttatcAATTTTCctaactatatatttataaaatctATTAATAATATAACAGTATGGAAATACCTTTCATGGCAAATCTACCCACGTCGTGTTATAATTTCAAATcctaatatttatatattaattaatcatttaaaGTTTTAAGGTTTAATCACACGCATTCTAGCACGAACGTCTATTTGAGAATTGGGTAGTACCCAACATCACCTCACCCCCACTCTTATTAACTAAACTATGACTTATGAGAAAATATACCAGCCCCCATATCATTTTCACATGTAAAAGAACTATATTTATACATATTAATGAGTTAAAATGTTATATTGTGCCTATCTTAAAACATCATCTTGTAGTACTCGATAACGGAGGAAGCCAACAGATAACGGCCCTGTGTTCGCTGAGCTAGTTCCCATCCGGAATAGTGCGCATGGAAAACGAAACGattcattagcgcgtgattaattaatattagctattttttaaaaaaaaatggaacaatatgtttttttaaacaactttcgtatagaaactttttataaaaaacacaccgtttagcagtttgaaaagcgtgcacgtggaaaacgagggagatgagtTGGAAACGTGGGATAAGAACACaactaggctgtgtttagttccacgccaaaattgaaagtttgactataattgaaagtttaaagaaaaaagttagaagtttatgtgtgtaaaaaaggatgcgatggaaaagttggaagtttgtaaaaaaaggaaaaagtacgaattaccccccccccccccgaactatcgcggtcgtctgaattacccccctgaaccacaaaaccggacattcttcaccccgaactatacaaaccggacaaattacccccctcgactcaatccgcggtggttttggtttacgtggcgtacgcgtggcagtccagtcagcgttctatataaaaaaaatgtggggccTACATGTCATACACTCTTCTTTCTTACTCTCCTCACTCCTCTCGCGGCTGAGGGCTGCGGCCTCagcgcggaggcggtggcggtgagcggcggccggcgcggctggaggcgagcggcggcgggcgcggctggcGGTGAGCGGCGGTGCGCGGGGGTGGAAGGGCGGCGCAGGTGCACGGGGgcggacgcggaggcggcggcggcgagcggcgatgcgcgggggcggacgggcggcggggGTGCGCGGGGGCAGACGGTCggtgggcggcaatggcggaggTGGGGatgatggagacggcggcggcggcgatgctggAGACCGGGGTGGAGAGGTTCCGGGGGCCGAgtaccgacgacgacgaggaggaggaggaggaggagggatccgAGGCGAGCTTCTTCGGCGAGGAGGAAAAGGGGCGGCGACGATAGAGGTGGATTGGGaggcgccgtccgccgcccccGTGCGCCGTCTGGCcgtccgccgtcgccctccaccAGCCGCGcttgccgctgccgctcgcgccgtcgcccgtgagagagagagagaggggaagagagaagggGCGGCGACGATAGAGGTGGATTGGGAGGCGCCGTCCGCCCGCCCCCACGCGCCGTCCGGCCGTCCGCTGTCGCCCTCCACCAGCCATGCCTGCCGCTGCCTCTCGTGCCACCgcctgtgagagagagagaggggaagagagaggcaGGGGTGCCGCCGTCTCCATCATCCCCACCTCTGCCACTGCCGCCCATCGACCATCCGCCCCCGCGCACCCGCGCGCCCGTCCTCCCTCGCTTGCCGCCAGCCGCGcgggccgccgctcgccgctggcCGCACCaaccgctgctcgccgccgccgcctccgcgccgaggccgccgccctcagccgcgagaggagtgaggagagtgagagagaagagagagaagagtgtatgacatgtaggcctcacattttttttaatagaacgctgactggactgccacgcgtacgccacgtagaccaaaaccaccgcggattgggttgaggggggtaattcgccCGGTTTATATAGTTCGGGGTGaaaaatgtccggttttgtggttcggggggtaattcgtactttttccttaaaaaaaagaaactaaacTCGTCCTAGCTCGGATTCCGAAAATACTCCCTTATTCCTTAAGCTATCCTGACATTCTGCTACTAGCATAATCTGGACCAAAATAGGAGCAGTACAGCATAGCTGACATAGTAAAAAAGACGTTACCTGTGCATCAGAAAAAAAGTGTCATTTGGATGCTTGTGCATATAAAGCTGATTGCAATGTCTCTCAAGGGCATATATAAAGAACTAGAGTGGTCTTTGCTTCTCcttcttttcccccacacccaCTAATTACCCTAAAACGGTCTGAACATGTATAAGGTTACCGGCCAATTGTCTCAAGTTTACACTAGatatgcaatctaaatattttttactgTTTGATCATATTCCTCCACTAAGCAAACCCTGCCACAATTCATAACAAATGTTATAGCAGATGatgttgggaaaaaaaaaggaaagatgaTATATACAAAAATGTTCATCCAATGTATAGCCTTGATAATATCGTAAGGAGTTGGAACCAAGGGGAAGATCTGGGTCTTAGAAGAGCCGAGTtatgttccatttttttttgttctagtATGCCCAACACTATGTTTTACTGCATATAGAAAAACTGGAAATCATTTTCTCTGCCGCAATCTCTTTTCTTCATATATTTGGTTGAATCATATGTGGCTTTTGTGAAAATATACTTGCATGATGATCTGTTTAAATATTTTGTTCGATCGATGTTCTAGAAGAAAAGATATTTGtgcataaatttttcaaaataaacATGTGGGATTAGATATAGGAGCCCACTAGCATGATAATTAGGCCGGGCCCCAATTCTTGAGCTTTTTTTGAACCTGAACCAGGACTCTAGGATGCAAAAACAGTAAGCCTAGAGGACTGCCATGAAAGATCTCCCATGAAAAAGGAATATCTCTGGGAAGAAGTCAATGATCATGACCATCAAAATTGCATCCCATTCTTTTTCCACCAAACCAAGCCTCCAATTATTCAAACCATCACAGATTATTCAACAGCCTCCCAGATCATACACCAAATCCGAAGTGAAAAATCAAATGCAGTggactcctttttgaaaagtaAAAAATCACATCATGTAAAATCATTAGTGGACTTAATTAAATTTGTCTGTGTGAGCTGGGATAGGATGCTGCAGTGCTGTACCCAGTCAGTAAAGATCCGCCAATATAAGATGGGAATTAAATGGATCCAgtacaaagttcatttaaacGAGAGGCAAATCAGGAGATGAACTTTAATAAATGAACcaagtaaaaaaattgaaatagagatatgaaagaaaaagaaaagaaaattacaaCAAAATTTATTGGAATCGACATTAAATGCCCAAATGGACCCCTTGCTTTTAATTCCGTGCAGGCGAGTTGGTGTGTTCCAattaactcctctcctctcctcttcttctcttcctctcactcctctcctctcctctccccttctctgCTCCGTTCTTGATCCAGAATTCCAGATTCCGTACGAGGGAGCGCGCATCCCGAACCCGATCGTTCGCGTTCGCCGATCCCCTGAGTCGCGGGGGGGATTCTTGCTTTGCGGCGGAATTCGATCgcggtttggtttggtttggtttgatcccgaggaggaggaggaggagggggaatcGGATGGTttaggaggggaggggaggtgatGCATCTGTCGCTATGGAAGCCGCTGGCGAACTGCGCCACGCTGCTCAAGaaccggccgccgcggccgccggcggcgggaggggcggcggggggaagcgggcggcggctgcaggAGAGCAAGCTGCGGGAGGCGCTGGAGGAGGCGTCGGAGGACGGGTCGCTCGCCAAGTCCCGCGACGCGGCGCTcctcgacgatggcggcggcggtggggacggtggaggggaggaggggtccGGCGTCGGGCGGTCCCGGTCGCTGGCGCGGCTGAACGCGCAGCGCGAGTTCCtgcgggcgacggcggtggcggcggagcgcgcgTTCCTGTCGCCCGACGCGCTCCcggcgctggaggaggcgctcgCGACGTTCCTGTCCATGTACCCCAAGtactcgtcggcggcggacgtggaccgcctccgcgccgacgAGTACCCGCACCTGGACAAGGTATGCCTCGACTACTGCGGCTTCGGCCTCTTCTCCTACCTCCAGAGCTGCAACCCTTCCGACTCCACCGCGTCCTTCACGCTGTCTGAGATCACCGCCAACCTCAGCAACCATGCGCTCTACGGCGCCGCCGAGAAGGGCACCTGCGAGCACGACGTCAAGGCCCGCATCATGGAGTACCTCAACATCCCGGAGTCGGAGTACTGCCTCGTCTTCACGGTCAGCCGCGGCTCCGCGTTCCGGCTGCTCGCCGAGTGCTACCCCTTCGGCACCAACAAACGGCTGCTCACCATGTTCGACCATGAGTCCCAGTCCGTGAATTGGATGGCGCAGTCCGCGCGCGACAAGGGGGCCAAGGCCTACACCGCCTGGTTCAAGTGGCCTACCCTCAAGATCTGCTCCACCGAGCTCCGGAAGCTGATCTCAACCAAGAAGCGGCGGCGCAAGAAGGACTCCGCTACGGGGCTATTCGTGTTCCCGGTGCAGTCGAGGGTGACCGGAGCGAAGTACTCGTATCAATGGATGGCATTGGCGCAGCAGAATCACTGGCATGTCCTGCTGGACGCCGGGGCATTGGGGCCTAAGGACATGGACTCATTGGGGTTGTCTTTGTTCCGGCCAGACTTCATCATCACATCATTTTACAGGGTGTTTGGGGCTGACCCGACGGGCTTTGGCTGCTTGCTGATCAAGAAGTCGGTCATGTCGTGCTTGCAGAGCCCAAATGGCGGGACGGGTACAGGGATGGTGCGGATCATGCCAGTCTTCCCTCAATATTTGAGTGATTCGGTCGATGGGTTTGATGGTGTCCTGGATGGCCTTGAGGATGATACAATCATCCCAATCGAGGAGGGTTCAGCGTCGAACAGTCTCCATGCTACGCACTTGCCTGCATTCTCAGGCGCTTATTCATCAGCTCAGGTGAGGGAGGTCATCGAGGATGAAATGGACCAGGACAGCTCTGATAGGGATGGTGCCAGCACGATATATGAGGAGAATGAGAGTGTATCTGTAGGGGAGGTGATGAAGAGCCCAGTGTTCAGTGAGGATGAGTCATCGGAGAACTCTTTCTGGGTTGATTTGGGCCAGAGTCCACTTGGTTCAGACCATTCAGAACAGTCAAGCAAGGGGAAATTAGGATCTCCTCTGCCAGCGTCTTGGTTTTCTGGTAGGAAGAATGTGAAGAAGACATCGCCAAAGGTTCTGTCCAAACTGAGAAGGAGCCCTATTCCTGACAACCATGTTGTGTCCTTTGATGCTGCTGTGAGATCAGTATCACAAGAGCTAGAACATGGGAAGGATTTTACTGAGgaagattgttcacaaaatggtATCAAGAATGTTGTTCCTATCAAGGTCAGTGAGATTGAAGAAGATCAAGATggtaaacaaaacaaaaggttTGTAAAGTTCTCTTGTGCTAATGGCCCTGCAGAAGGTAGCTCAACCTCTGTTTTTGGGGGTTGCACAGCCCGTGGGAATGGCTCCACTTCGGAGATTTGTTCAGAAGCCAAAGATAGTGCCATCAGAAGGGAAAATGAAGGGGACTTCCGTCTACTGGGAAGGAGAGAAGCACATAATAGCAGATTCAATGGTGGTAGGTTTGTTGGAGTGGAAGAAGCAGAGCGAGTGTCAAGTATGGGCCGCAAGGTATCATTCAGCATGGAGGATAGCAGGCTGTGTCGCAATTCGGAAACTGCAGAAACATCTGGATATGCAATGggagatgaggatgatgatgaagaaTACAGTGACTATGATGATATTCAGGATGGCAGGCGAGAACCTGAAATTATTTGCAAGCATCTTGATCATGTGAACCAGCTAGGTCTCAGTAAGACTACGTTAAGACTGCGGTACCTTATCAACTGGTTGGTGACCTCACTACTGCAACTTCGCTTGCCTGATTCCGGAGATGGTGAAGGGGTGCCTCTTGTTTACATCTACGGTCCAAAGATCAAATATGAACGGGGAGCAGCGGTTGCATTCAATATAAAGGACTGCAGTACTGGAACTTCACTGATCAATCCTGAAACTGTACAAAAATTGGCAGAGAAAGAAGGACTCTCTTTGGGCATTGGCTTTCTTAGTCATATTCGCATCATGGACAACCAAAAACAAGGGGTGGTTGATGTGGGGCTCAGTTCTTCCTTGTGTCGGCCTACGTCAAACGGCCGACGTGAGAAGAAAAGT
Coding sequences:
- the LOC4334224 gene encoding uncharacterized protein — translated: MHLSLWKPLANCATLLKNRPPRPPAAGGAAGGSGRRLQESKLREALEEASEDGSLAKSRDAALLDDGGGGGDGGGEEGSGVGRSRSLARLNAQREFLRATAVAAERAFLSPDALPALEEALATFLSMYPKYSSAADVDRLRADEYPHLDKVCLDYCGFGLFSYLQSCNPSDSTASFTLSEITANLSNHALYGAAEKGTCEHDVKARIMEYLNIPESEYCLVFTVSRGSAFRLLAECYPFGTNKRLLTMFDHESQSVNWMAQSARDKGAKAYTAWFKWPTLKICSTELRKLISTKKRRRKKDSATGLFVFPVQSRVTGAKYSYQWMALAQQNHWHVLLDAGALGPKDMDSLGLSLFRPDFIITSFYRVFGADPTGFGCLLIKKSVMSCLQSPNGGTGTGMVRIMPVFPQYLSDSVDGFDGVLDGLEDDTIIPIEEGSASNSLHATHLPAFSGAYSSAQVREVIEDEMDQDSSDRDGASTIYEENESVSVGEVMKSPVFSEDESSENSFWVDLGQSPLGSDHSEQSSKGKLGSPLPASWFSGRKNVKKTSPKVLSKLRRSPIPDNHVVSFDAAVRSVSQELEHGKDFTEEDCSQNGIKNVVPIKVSEIEEDQDGKQNKRFVKFSCANGPAEGSSTSVFGGCTARGNGSTSEICSEAKDSAIRRENEGDFRLLGRREAHNSRFNGGRFVGVEEAERVSSMGRKVSFSMEDSRLCRNSETAETSGYAMGDEDDDEEYSDYDDIQDGRREPEIICKHLDHVNQLGLSKTTLRLRYLINWLVTSLLQLRLPDSGDGEGVPLVYIYGPKIKYERGAAVAFNIKDCSTGTSLINPETVQKLAEKEGLSLGIGFLSHIRIMDNQKQGVVDVGLSSSLCRPTSNGRREKKSSKNDIIGIEVVTASLGFLTNFEDVYRLWAFVAKFLDSSFLEQQRLSSIPEDSER